The following coding sequences lie in one Dehalobacter sp. 12DCB1 genomic window:
- a CDS encoding phosphopentomutase → MARAILIVMDSVGIGAMPDAAQYGDEGSNTLANISKQAGGLKIPNLQRMGLGNAREIPFVSPQNNPSANYGFMAERSKGKDTITGHWEMTGIILDQAFPTFPSGFPDDFIRRFEERIGRLTLGNEVASGTEIMQRLGAEHVRTGQPIVYTSADSVFQIAAHEEVIPLNELMEICRIAREMLQGDLRVARVIARPFIGETGNYQRTPNRHDFAVDPPEKTLLDRIVEAGQKVLAVGKINDIFNGKGISEHVSSHGNDDGIAKTIEYLRRDDAGLIFTNLVDFDMVYGHRNNVRGYAEALEAFDARIPEITSILKQDDILFITADHGCDPTTVSTDHSREYVPLLVYGPKLKQGVNLGQRACFADLGVTIAEYLGVQSIEIGTSFYTELKGENQHD, encoded by the coding sequence ATGGCTCGGGCGATATTGATCGTAATGGATAGCGTTGGCATCGGAGCAATGCCGGATGCAGCCCAATATGGCGATGAAGGAAGCAATACGCTGGCGAATATATCCAAGCAGGCAGGCGGATTGAAAATCCCGAATCTTCAGCGTATGGGTCTTGGCAATGCACGCGAAATTCCTTTTGTTTCTCCCCAAAACAATCCTTCCGCAAATTACGGGTTCATGGCTGAAAGATCAAAAGGCAAGGATACAATCACCGGCCATTGGGAAATGACCGGGATCATTCTGGATCAGGCTTTTCCAACTTTTCCGTCCGGCTTTCCTGATGATTTTATCAGAAGGTTTGAAGAACGAATCGGCCGGCTGACTTTAGGCAATGAGGTGGCATCCGGCACGGAAATTATGCAGCGCCTCGGGGCAGAGCATGTCAGGACTGGACAACCGATTGTTTATACCTCTGCCGATTCAGTATTCCAGATTGCAGCGCATGAGGAGGTTATTCCATTAAATGAGCTGATGGAGATATGCAGAATTGCCCGGGAAATGCTGCAGGGTGACTTACGGGTTGCCCGTGTCATTGCACGCCCTTTCATCGGCGAAACAGGCAATTACCAAAGAACACCAAACAGGCATGATTTTGCTGTGGATCCTCCGGAAAAAACACTGCTGGACAGGATTGTTGAAGCCGGGCAGAAAGTATTGGCAGTCGGCAAAATTAACGATATCTTTAATGGCAAAGGAATCAGTGAGCATGTCAGCTCTCATGGAAATGACGATGGAATCGCCAAGACCATCGAATATCTGCGGCGGGACGACGCAGGCTTAATTTTTACAAATCTTGTTGATTTTGATATGGTTTATGGACACCGCAATAATGTCAGGGGTTATGCCGAGGCCCTTGAGGCCTTTGATGCCAGAATTCCAGAAATAACTAGCATTCTTAAACAGGATGATATCCTATTTATTACGGCCGACCATGGCTGTGATCCGACGACAGTAAGCACAGATCATTCCCGGGAATACGTTCCGCTGCTTGTATACGGGCCGAAGCTGAAGCAGGGAGTGAATCTCGGACAGAGAGCCTGCTTTGCAGATCTTGGAGTGACCATTGCCGAATATTTGGGGGTACAGTCGATTGAAATCGGGACCAGTTTTTATACAGAATTGAAAGGAGAAAATCAGCATGATTAA
- the xerD gene encoding site-specific tyrosine recombinase XerD: protein MSKDSKLRDDLLEDYLYHLRVERGLSANTCSNYCRDLYKFVLFVHENDRTVLQCSTSDLITFILDEKKQGKSARTLARYTAALRGFYGYLLQEDKRNDDPTVFLPAPKLEQKLPRVLSEINLTRAIDQNDNQNDLSSRDRAIVEVLYGSGLRVSELIGLSLNDISYHLGYIRCRGKGNKERIVPLGEPGILILKAYIDSTRQTLLTRNPKPTAEARNILFLNSRGRPLTRQGVWLILKKWAAENNLSSDIYPHLLRHSFATHLLDNGADLRSVQEMLGHADISTTQIYTHLTKKRLLDVFRKSHPRAKKGGNTDGSGDIDRNG from the coding sequence ATGTCTAAAGATAGCAAATTAAGGGATGATCTGTTAGAAGATTATCTGTACCATCTACGTGTTGAAAGAGGGCTTTCCGCAAATACCTGTTCCAATTACTGCAGGGATCTTTATAAATTTGTACTTTTTGTTCACGAAAATGACAGGACAGTTTTGCAGTGTAGTACTTCAGACCTGATCACTTTCATTCTGGACGAAAAGAAGCAGGGGAAATCTGCAAGAACACTGGCTAGGTATACGGCAGCTTTAAGAGGATTTTACGGATATTTGCTTCAGGAAGACAAAAGAAATGACGATCCAACGGTCTTTCTGCCGGCCCCGAAACTCGAACAAAAGCTGCCCCGCGTCTTGTCGGAGATCAATCTGACCAGGGCAATTGACCAGAATGATAATCAAAATGATCTCAGCAGTAGAGACCGGGCGATTGTCGAGGTTCTCTATGGGAGCGGGCTCAGGGTCTCAGAGCTGATTGGACTCAGCCTGAACGATATTTCCTATCATTTGGGATATATTCGCTGCCGGGGTAAAGGGAATAAAGAAAGAATCGTTCCTTTGGGTGAGCCCGGCATCCTTATCTTAAAGGCATACATTGATTCCACAAGGCAAACGCTGCTCACCCGCAACCCGAAACCAACAGCAGAAGCCAGGAATATCCTTTTTCTCAATTCACGCGGTAGACCGCTGACACGTCAGGGAGTCTGGCTGATTTTAAAAAAATGGGCGGCGGAAAATAATTTGAGTTCAGATATTTATCCGCATTTATTAAGACACAGTTTTGCAACACATTTGCTTGATAATGGTGCTGATTTGCGTTCGGTTCAAGAAATGCTTGGGCATGCCGATATATCGACCACTCAGATCTATACCCATTTAACGAAAAAACGCCTGTTGGATGTTTTCCGCAAATCACACCCGCGGGCTAAAAAAGGAGGAAATACAGATGGCTCGGGCGATATTGATCGTAATGGATAG
- the spoIIM gene encoding stage II sporulation protein M, with protein sequence MKKMLYDHINQYWVIYLTLCCVFLAGGVFGAVGVSSLGIEKAEELTGFFNSLLGEQPTAIDTSFLQQLARDNFIMMAGIWILGLTVIGTPLVYLIVFTRGFILGFTVVFIIQLKKMMGLGLVLFTILFPSLLAVPCLLLGAGLATVFSLLLLQGRMRGDFLKNNFLHYCGMALLISIAALATGLLQGYFTILGARLFGL encoded by the coding sequence ATGAAGAAAATGCTGTACGATCATATCAATCAGTACTGGGTTATCTATCTGACGCTCTGCTGCGTATTTTTAGCCGGAGGTGTTTTCGGAGCAGTTGGGGTCAGTTCATTGGGAATAGAAAAAGCGGAAGAACTAACCGGTTTCTTCAACAGCCTGCTCGGAGAACAACCAACTGCCATAGATACGTCATTCCTTCAGCAGCTAGCCAGGGATAACTTTATTATGATGGCGGGGATATGGATCCTTGGCTTGACGGTGATTGGAACTCCACTGGTATACCTGATCGTCTTTACGAGAGGATTTATCTTAGGTTTTACGGTTGTGTTTATTATTCAACTGAAAAAAATGATGGGTTTGGGCTTGGTCCTGTTTACGATTCTATTCCCATCGCTTCTGGCGGTTCCGTGTCTTCTGCTCGGAGCCGGTCTTGCGACTGTTTTCTCGCTTCTCCTGCTGCAGGGAAGGATGCGGGGTGATTTTCTAAAGAATAACTTTCTCCACTACTGTGGCATGGCCTTATTGATCTCCATCGCGGCTTTAGCCACAGGGTTACTACAAGGATATTTTACCATACTGGGAGCGCGCCTTTTCGGCTTATAG
- a CDS encoding NUDIX hydrolase, producing MDNNDLTEKCIAEQRVYSGKFISVNRDTVELPNGKTSIREIVRHSGAVAIVPEHEGKIIMVRQYRYALAKETLEIPAGKMDPGEDPETCALRELREETGYQGELNYLGSFYTSPGFTDEMIHIYRAQHLSWSPLDCDDDEFLNVVAVPREQALQMAGSSGFFDAKTAIGLLLAL from the coding sequence ATGGATAATAATGACCTGACAGAAAAATGTATTGCTGAACAGAGGGTATATTCCGGAAAGTTCATCAGTGTCAATCGGGATACAGTTGAACTCCCGAATGGAAAAACGTCCATTCGGGAAATTGTTAGGCATTCCGGTGCTGTAGCCATCGTGCCTGAACACGAAGGCAAGATCATAATGGTTCGCCAGTACCGCTATGCGCTGGCCAAGGAAACGCTGGAAATTCCAGCCGGGAAAATGGACCCGGGTGAAGACCCGGAAACTTGCGCCTTAAGAGAATTAAGGGAGGAAACAGGTTATCAAGGAGAACTAAACTATCTTGGCTCTTTTTATACATCACCGGGTTTTACCGATGAAATGATCCATATCTACCGGGCACAGCATCTGAGCTGGTCCCCTCTGGACTGTGATGACGATGAGTTTTTGAATGTCGTAGCTGTTCCAAGGGAACAGGCTCTGCAAATGGCAGGGAGCAGCGGATTCTTTGATGCCAAAACTGCCATTGGCCTGCTACTGGCGCTATAA
- the spo0A gene encoding sporulation transcription factor Spo0A, producing MMEEIKVLLADDNRDFIEVLKEYISNQEDMVLSGVAYNGNDALDMIKKEEPDVVVLDIIMPHLDGLGVMEKLINTIKRPRVIILTSFGQENMTHRAVQLGADYYILKPFDLDTLGKRIRQLVGVYEAAPSFNNTSNAMISPNISSVIQVNVKNSKMIEVEVTKMIQQMGVPAHVKGYQYLRDAIVSVIKDVSLLGAVTKELYPMIAKNYGTTPSRVERAIRHAIELAWDRGNIEFMNKFFGYTINVDRGKPTNSEFIAMVADKLRIADKL from the coding sequence TTGATGGAAGAGATAAAAGTTTTGTTGGCTGACGATAACCGCGATTTTATTGAAGTATTAAAGGAATATATAAGCAATCAAGAGGATATGGTTCTTTCGGGTGTAGCTTATAACGGAAACGACGCACTGGATATGATCAAAAAAGAGGAACCGGATGTGGTAGTTCTGGATATTATTATGCCTCATCTTGACGGATTAGGCGTCATGGAAAAATTGATAAACACGATCAAAAGGCCTAGGGTGATTATTTTAACTTCTTTTGGTCAGGAAAATATGACACATCGAGCGGTTCAACTGGGGGCTGACTATTACATATTAAAACCATTTGATTTGGACACGTTAGGGAAAAGAATACGGCAGCTGGTCGGGGTTTATGAAGCCGCCCCTTCTTTTAATAATACTTCAAATGCTATGATATCTCCGAATATCAGCAGTGTTATTCAGGTTAACGTCAAAAATTCCAAAATGATTGAAGTTGAAGTTACCAAGATGATCCAACAGATGGGAGTACCCGCGCATGTCAAGGGATATCAGTATCTGAGAGACGCTATTGTCTCCGTGATCAAAGATGTTTCTCTGCTTGGCGCCGTGACCAAAGAATTGTATCCGATGATTGCCAAAAATTATGGTACGACTCCCAGCAGAGTGGAAAGGGCAATCCGCCATGCGATTGAACTAGCCTGGGACAGAGGAAATATTGAGTTTATGAACAAATTTTTTGGCTATACGATTAATGTTGACCGCGGGAAACCGACGAACTCGGAATTTATCGCGATGGTCGCAGATAAATTGAGAATTGCTGATAAGTTATAA
- the spoIVB gene encoding SpoIVB peptidase, whose product MNRKLTRIIFRIGILLVFALSIQQIAGFYQKTETSRFYPVTNYLDFFSAGKEVTKVRPSVVPGGQSIGVTLQTKGVLVVGYAPITNKEGKQSYPAKDSGIEIGDIIFKINGITAINDFQVAQEINKKCKENKTIVLEIKHKGKVLEKKIQPVFCSETQRYRIGLFIRDEAAGVGTLTFSEPNTKIFGALGHVITDIDTNDQIELSDGKIVESTIYSIEKGQKGDPGEKIGTFMVQSNFSGKITKNSASGIFGIYEGELRNPYFSTIVPIAWKSEVEVGPAKIYTVLKDNTIEEFDIKIEKIMQYRTDNKNMIIRITDPELLEKTGGIVQGMSGSPIIQNGKIVGAVTHVFVNDSTRGYGIFIEKMIDESGITSKAAAARKGGSSLTK is encoded by the coding sequence TTGAATAGAAAACTAACCCGGATAATTTTCCGAATAGGAATTCTCCTCGTTTTTGCCCTTAGTATTCAACAAATTGCAGGATTCTATCAGAAAACAGAAACTAGTCGTTTCTACCCGGTAACCAATTACCTGGATTTTTTTTCAGCAGGCAAAGAAGTCACTAAAGTACGGCCATCTGTTGTTCCAGGCGGACAATCCATTGGCGTGACTTTGCAGACCAAAGGAGTCTTGGTTGTAGGATATGCTCCGATCACGAACAAGGAAGGCAAACAGTCTTATCCGGCAAAGGATTCTGGAATAGAAATCGGGGACATCATTTTTAAAATTAATGGTATTACAGCAATAAATGATTTTCAGGTAGCGCAGGAAATCAATAAAAAGTGTAAAGAAAACAAAACAATTGTGCTTGAGATCAAACACAAAGGAAAAGTTCTGGAAAAAAAGATTCAACCGGTATTCTGCTCAGAAACCCAAAGATATCGGATAGGGCTGTTTATTCGGGATGAGGCTGCAGGAGTGGGAACTCTGACGTTTAGTGAACCCAATACAAAAATATTTGGGGCTTTGGGACACGTAATTACGGATATTGATACCAATGATCAAATTGAATTAAGTGATGGCAAAATCGTCGAATCCACAATCTACTCCATTGAAAAAGGTCAAAAAGGAGATCCCGGAGAAAAGATCGGCACATTTATGGTTCAGTCAAACTTTTCCGGTAAAATTACCAAGAATTCAGCCAGCGGGATATTTGGTATTTATGAAGGTGAACTCCGAAATCCGTATTTCAGTACAATTGTTCCTATAGCCTGGAAATCTGAGGTTGAGGTTGGGCCGGCAAAAATCTATACGGTTTTAAAAGACAATACCATCGAAGAATTTGACATTAAAATAGAAAAAATTATGCAGTATCGGACAGACAACAAAAACATGATTATAAGGATCACCGACCCTGAATTGCTCGAAAAAACCGGCGGGATCGTTCAAGGTATGAGCGGCAGCCCAATTATCCAAAATGGCAAAATTGTTGGCGCCGTTACGCATGTATTTGTCAATGATTCAACCCGGGGATACGGAATATTTATTGAGAAGATGATAGACGAATCAGGTATAACGAGTAAAGCTGCAGCCGCCCGCAAGGGCGGTTCTTCTTTGACAAAATAA
- a CDS encoding lysylphosphatidylglycerol synthase transmembrane domain-containing protein, with translation MKKIFVNYFFTALLIAVTIGILTSSSKFSIIPHLIAITDGGLLFLAFVCMVLFWFFDALIIKVIIEISNQGIRFWQYMKIALIGQYYGSITPFSGGGQPVAQVYTMKNDYKIPLGLATSVTINKFAVYHIIVTAFALIMAIFKYDFIFEQGTVSKTFIAIGFIINIISTLAMLLLCYNSSIVKKVCLLILRLLHKIKLARNIDDQIFSRHIEEYRSSLRLFLRDRKALLLTCLYTLIQVIVYFCVTYFVYLSFGLRDASLLDILAVQSLHYMAINYIPTPGNAGASEGGFYLIFGLVFPSSVMIYAIMLWRFIVYYLNLFVSGMVVLIDYLYKQSLKRL, from the coding sequence ATGAAAAAAATTTTTGTAAATTATTTTTTTACAGCCCTGCTCATTGCAGTGACCATAGGGATTTTGACTTCCAGTTCGAAATTCAGTATTATTCCCCATCTGATCGCCATAACTGATGGAGGACTGTTATTCCTGGCATTTGTCTGTATGGTCCTTTTTTGGTTTTTTGATGCGTTAATTATTAAAGTGATTATTGAGATCTCCAATCAAGGTATCCGTTTTTGGCAGTATATGAAAATAGCGCTGATCGGACAGTATTACGGTTCCATTACTCCTTTTTCTGGCGGGGGACAGCCTGTTGCGCAGGTCTATACGATGAAAAATGACTATAAAATTCCGCTGGGACTGGCTACATCAGTTACGATCAATAAATTTGCGGTTTATCATATTATTGTGACTGCATTCGCCTTGATTATGGCTATTTTTAAGTATGATTTTATCTTTGAGCAGGGTACGGTCAGCAAAACCTTCATTGCTATAGGTTTTATAATCAATATCATATCGACGCTGGCTATGCTTTTGCTCTGTTACAACAGTTCGATTGTGAAAAAGGTCTGTCTTCTGATCTTAAGACTGCTTCATAAAATTAAACTGGCCAGGAATATTGATGATCAAATCTTTTCCAGGCATATTGAGGAATACAGAAGTTCTCTACGTTTGTTCCTGAGAGACCGCAAAGCTCTGCTCCTAACTTGTCTCTATACGTTGATCCAAGTCATCGTGTACTTTTGCGTAACCTATTTTGTCTATCTATCTTTTGGTTTAAGAGATGCTTCTCTGCTTGATATTCTTGCTGTGCAGTCTTTGCATTACATGGCGATTAATTATATTCCGACGCCTGGAAATGCAGGAGCATCCGAGGGAGGATTTTACCTGATATTCGGGCTAGTCTTTCCTTCCAGCGTTATGATCTATGCGATCATGCTCTGGAGGTTCATCGTCTATTATTTAAATTTATTCGTGAGCGGAATGGTCGTACTGATCGATTACCTGTATAAACAAAGCTTAAAGAGGTTGTAA
- the recN gene encoding DNA repair protein RecN — translation MLVELRIKDFALMEDVHLVFDKGLSVFTGETGAGKSMLVDALGLLLGGRASNELLRHGKDKACVEGIFSNLPLKLTEMLQDEGYPLEDDMLFLYREINDSGRNVCRVQGRTVPLSLYRTFCEGLVDIHDQMEHQSLLLAETQRELLDSFGGGEHLKLLNQVRKAAVNYRNTLSRERELLRSERDREKREEILRYQIEEIDRIAPVSGEEESLEQERKFLLNAEKIVSLVNEAYDELYAGTKEVSESAFDLMGSATEKIGELSALDPEIEQLHKNIEEIYFSLEDYVTKLRSYKDGLDFEPGRLDEIEARLVDLGKLRKYAYTIEAVLERRAEMEEELEEIAHLQDEKENIRREKKEMLTAYNNLAEELSLNRGIQAQRIEKGLADELLDLGLSEARIEIIFSPVTEPSPEGAEQIEFYFSANVGEPPKPLAKVASGGEMARIMLAFKSLLSKVETVDTFVFDEVDSGVGGRTIMKVAEKLEKIAGNRQVLCITHSAPIAAFADSHFGINKIVVEDRTLTKVNRLDESERVQEMARMLGGESVALSLAEELWQQAQK, via the coding sequence ATGCTCGTAGAACTTCGCATCAAAGATTTTGCACTGATGGAAGATGTCCATTTGGTTTTTGATAAAGGCTTGTCTGTTTTTACAGGAGAGACAGGAGCCGGGAAATCCATGCTGGTCGATGCGCTGGGTTTGCTTCTGGGTGGAAGAGCCAGTAATGAACTTTTGCGGCATGGCAAGGACAAAGCGTGTGTAGAAGGGATTTTTTCTAATCTGCCGCTGAAGCTGACTGAAATGTTACAGGACGAAGGATATCCTCTTGAAGATGACATGCTGTTTCTGTATCGAGAAATCAATGACTCCGGCCGAAATGTCTGTCGTGTTCAGGGCAGAACAGTTCCGTTATCACTGTATCGGACATTCTGTGAAGGACTCGTAGACATTCACGATCAGATGGAGCACCAGTCTTTGCTACTGGCGGAAACCCAAAGGGAACTCTTAGACAGTTTCGGTGGGGGGGAACATTTAAAATTGCTGAATCAGGTTAGGAAAGCAGCCGTCAATTACCGGAATACCCTGTCTAGAGAAAGAGAACTCCTGCGCTCAGAGCGGGACAGGGAGAAAAGAGAAGAAATATTGCGTTACCAGATTGAAGAAATTGATCGGATTGCACCGGTTTCCGGGGAAGAGGAATCTCTGGAACAGGAGAGAAAGTTTCTACTGAATGCCGAGAAAATCGTCAGCCTTGTCAATGAAGCCTATGATGAACTCTATGCTGGAACCAAAGAAGTCTCTGAGTCTGCTTTTGATCTAATGGGATCCGCCACAGAAAAAATAGGGGAACTCTCAGCACTTGATCCTGAGATTGAGCAGCTGCATAAGAACATTGAAGAGATCTATTTCAGTCTCGAAGATTATGTGACCAAGCTACGGTCCTATAAAGACGGGCTGGATTTTGAACCAGGAAGGCTTGACGAAATTGAAGCCCGCCTGGTTGATCTCGGGAAGCTCAGAAAATATGCGTATACGATTGAAGCTGTTCTGGAAAGACGGGCTGAAATGGAAGAAGAGCTTGAAGAAATAGCCCATCTTCAGGATGAAAAGGAAAATATCCGGCGCGAAAAGAAAGAGATGCTGACAGCCTATAACAATCTGGCGGAGGAACTCAGCCTGAATCGCGGGATCCAGGCTCAACGAATTGAAAAGGGTCTGGCAGACGAATTGCTCGATCTGGGGCTAAGCGAGGCCAGAATCGAAATCATATTCTCGCCCGTTACCGAACCATCGCCCGAAGGTGCGGAACAGATCGAATTTTATTTTTCCGCGAATGTCGGAGAACCTCCCAAGCCTTTGGCCAAAGTAGCTTCTGGAGGAGAAATGGCCAGGATCATGCTGGCTTTCAAAAGCTTATTATCGAAAGTGGAAACCGTGGATACGTTTGTTTTCGATGAAGTGGACAGTGGGGTAGGCGGCAGAACGATCATGAAGGTCGCTGAAAAGCTTGAAAAAATAGCGGGTAACAGACAAGTACTCTGCATTACACACTCGGCGCCGATCGCTGCATTCGCCGACAGCCATTTTGGTATTAATAAAATCGTTGTGGAAGACAGGACGCTGACCAAGGTTAATCGGCTCGATGAAAGTGAAAGAGTCCAGGAAATGGCCCGGATGCTTGGCGGCGAAAGCGTCGCGCTAAGCCTTGCGGAGGAATTATGGCAGCAGGCCCAAAAATAA
- the argR gene encoding arginine repressor, which yields MKSRRQKKIQELITNESVKTQEELAQRLFEEGFNVTQATVSRDIKEMGLVKISGSDDEYRYAIQAEAHPPGYQERLKRMFKEVVISFDSSENIIVIRTIPGNAQAMALLLDNIGWKEVIGTVAGDDTIFLLIKPKEQTEIILERLAELS from the coding sequence ATGAAAAGCCGTCGTCAGAAAAAAATCCAGGAACTGATTACCAATGAATCGGTTAAAACGCAGGAAGAACTAGCGCAGAGGCTGTTCGAAGAGGGCTTTAATGTCACACAGGCCACCGTTTCGCGGGATATCAAGGAGATGGGTCTGGTCAAGATATCCGGTTCAGACGATGAATACCGTTATGCCATTCAGGCTGAAGCACATCCTCCCGGGTATCAGGAAAGATTGAAACGAATGTTCAAGGAAGTTGTGATCTCGTTCGACAGCAGCGAAAATATTATTGTAATCAGAACCATACCGGGGAATGCCCAGGCGATGGCGTTGCTGCTTGACAATATTGGATGGAAAGAAGTCATTGGCACGGTGGCCGGGGATGATACCATCTTTCTTCTGATTAAACCGAAAGAACAAACAGAAATTATTCTGGAGAGACTAGCCGAACTGAGCTGA
- a CDS encoding class I SAM-dependent methyltransferase, translated as MSGRNSGTAGMNHEGMNGVFNPKGIGNTQTMLKMYLQQLIQHGDQVIDATAGRGKDTLFLAECVGPEGRVFAFDIQEEAIQSTRELLTAHKMLDRVALFRESHTEIGRLVPQGIRAVVFNLGYLPGSNQAMITEPETTLRAVNDTLKLLVAKGVIVCTVYRGHSHSLEEANALNAYAAELSKKDFHVLQGIYLNQGETSPYWLIIQKNRGDHL; from the coding sequence TTGTCCGGGAGAAACTCCGGGACCGCTGGCATGAATCATGAGGGCATGAACGGTGTCTTTAATCCGAAGGGGATCGGAAATACGCAGACAATGTTAAAAATGTATCTGCAGCAGCTTATCCAGCACGGAGATCAGGTGATTGATGCTACGGCAGGACGCGGCAAGGACACCCTTTTTCTGGCGGAATGCGTGGGTCCTGAAGGCCGGGTGTTTGCGTTTGATATTCAGGAAGAAGCGATTCAATCAACCCGGGAACTGCTCACAGCGCATAAGATGCTCGACAGGGTTGCCTTATTTCGGGAGAGTCACACAGAGATTGGACGCCTTGTTCCGCAAGGAATCAGAGCTGTCGTTTTCAATCTTGGATATTTGCCCGGGAGCAATCAGGCAATGATTACCGAGCCGGAGACAACACTTCGGGCGGTAAATGATACCTTGAAGCTGCTAGTTGCCAAAGGGGTCATTGTATGCACTGTATATCGGGGACACAGCCACAGTCTGGAAGAAGCAAATGCACTGAATGCCTATGCTGCAGAACTTTCTAAGAAGGATTTTCATGTCCTCCAGGGAATTTATCTAAATCAAGGTGAGACATCTCCATACTGGTTAATAATTCAGAAGAATAGAGGCGATCATTTATGA
- a CDS encoding NAD(+)/NADH kinase produces MGNKVGIWINHSKITKESITPQLINWFNSQGWETVPEWDQEITEDVDFVLSLGGDGTVLKAAREAARFNIPVLGVNYGRLGFLCEVERGEIYSALKKVLRNEYTVDERLMMITSYFKDGQKQQDMVLNDVVFIRDSEETLITLQVKLSGEPIASPPSDGLIIATPTGSTAYSLSAGGPVVSPDVQAMLVTPLAAHALSSRPMVVSNKEKIDISLTRGNKCRVTVDGKYLTTMNSGDTVRIETAPIKARFIRLGGRSFPKVVREKLRDRWHES; encoded by the coding sequence ATGGGAAACAAGGTAGGGATATGGATTAACCATTCTAAAATTACGAAAGAGAGCATCACCCCTCAGTTGATCAATTGGTTCAACAGTCAGGGATGGGAAACTGTACCGGAATGGGACCAGGAGATTACGGAAGATGTTGACTTTGTACTTTCCCTTGGCGGAGACGGCACAGTCTTGAAAGCTGCCAGAGAAGCCGCCCGGTTCAACATCCCGGTTCTTGGCGTGAATTACGGCCGGCTTGGTTTTTTATGCGAGGTTGAACGCGGCGAAATCTATTCTGCCTTAAAAAAGGTGCTGCGTAATGAATATACGGTCGATGAGAGACTCATGATGATTACTTCATATTTCAAAGACGGTCAAAAACAGCAGGATATGGTTCTGAATGATGTTGTTTTTATCCGGGACAGTGAAGAGACGCTGATAACACTTCAGGTCAAGCTTTCCGGTGAACCGATTGCGAGTCCGCCTTCGGACGGCTTGATTATTGCAACCCCGACAGGTTCGACCGCCTATTCACTTTCAGCCGGCGGACCTGTTGTGAGCCCAGATGTTCAGGCCATGCTGGTCACGCCGCTGGCTGCCCATGCGCTTTCGTCCCGGCCCATGGTCGTATCAAATAAAGAAAAAATAGATATCAGTCTGACCAGAGGCAATAAATGCCGGGTGACCGTCGACGGGAAGTATCTGACGACCATGAATTCCGGGGATACGGTCCGGATCGAAACGGCTCCGATCAAAGCAAGATTTATCCGGCTTGGAGGAAGGAGTTTCCCGAAGGTTGTCCGGGAGAAACTCCGGGACCGCTGGCATGAATCATGA